One genomic window of Psychrobacillus sp. INOP01 includes the following:
- a CDS encoding LysM peptidoglycan-binding domain-containing protein, with amino-acid sequence MRLLLTGYEDFIYPGIGTPTTTYQYTIHAEILKLVNYADRGEKQENFHMLRESNMPALLTENGFIDNATDAAKVKTASFSESLARGHVNGIVKCFNLPKKSRTVYHTVVSGDTVYSLSQRYGGTAQQIKDWNGLDANYTIFIGQVLRLN; translated from the coding sequence ATGAGACTACTTCTAACAGGATATGAGGATTTCATTTACCCAGGAATAGGTACGCCTACTACTACTTATCAATATACTATTCATGCAGAAATCTTAAAGCTTGTTAATTATGCAGATCGTGGAGAGAAACAGGAGAACTTCCACATGTTACGTGAATCCAATATGCCAGCTCTTTTAACGGAAAATGGGTTTATCGATAATGCAACTGATGCTGCAAAAGTGAAAACAGCTTCATTCAGTGAATCTCTAGCAAGAGGTCATGTAAATGGAATTGTTAAGTGTTTCAATCTTCCTAAGAAAAGTAGGACTGTATACCATACGGTAGTGAGTGGTGATACTGTGTATTCATTAAGTCAAAGATATGGCGGAACAGCGCAACAGATTAAAGATTGGAATGGTCTTGATGCCAATTACACAATTTTTATTGGACAAGTGTTGAGATTAAATTAA
- a CDS encoding carboxylesterase, with product MKVVAPKAFTLEGGKRAVLLLHGFTGSTKDVKRLGQYLQKRGYTCHAPMYRGHGVTPEELLLTSPTDWWQDVVDGYNHLKNLGYEEIAVAGISLGGVFSLKVAEEFPVKAVVSMCAPIKRNGTDGLFDRLYNYAKIYKSFEGKSKEEIIEELATLKNTNSESFSGVHEITEVTCSGLQFINSPTLVMQGSLDDDIYKESASYIHEQVETDEKEIIWYKESGHIITVGKEKDKVCEDVYEFLNQVEWIAS from the coding sequence ATGAAAGTTGTAGCACCTAAAGCTTTTACATTAGAAGGCGGGAAAAGAGCAGTATTATTGCTTCATGGATTTACAGGGAGCACGAAGGATGTAAAAAGATTAGGGCAGTATTTACAAAAAAGAGGCTATACTTGTCATGCTCCTATGTACAGAGGACACGGAGTTACACCAGAAGAATTGTTATTAACAAGTCCAACTGATTGGTGGCAGGATGTAGTTGATGGGTATAATCATTTAAAAAACCTAGGATATGAAGAAATTGCTGTTGCTGGTATTTCACTAGGAGGAGTTTTCTCTTTGAAAGTGGCAGAAGAGTTCCCTGTAAAAGCCGTTGTATCTATGTGTGCTCCTATTAAGCGAAACGGCACCGATGGGCTATTTGACCGTTTATACAATTATGCTAAAATTTATAAATCATTTGAAGGTAAATCAAAAGAAGAAATTATAGAGGAACTAGCGACATTGAAGAATACTAACAGTGAATCTTTTAGCGGAGTTCATGAAATAACAGAAGTTACTTGTAGTGGATTACAATTCATCAATTCACCAACTTTAGTCATGCAGGGGTCCTTAGATGATGATATCTACAAAGAAAGTGCTTCCTACATTCATGAACAAGTAGAAACAGATGAAAAAGAAATCATTTGGTATAAAGAATCTGGCCATATAATTACAGTTGGAAAAGAGAAAGACAAAGTATGCGAAGATGTATACGAATTTCTCAATCAAGTTGAGTGGATTGCTTCCTAA
- a CDS encoding GNAT family N-acetyltransferase has protein sequence MQLIESKIINPKVWELLSYATTDGKIEAEYNAYLLSANRMLYGMIIKNNIVGCIGIEFDTESKCEIKHIAVNPISRKQQIGRSMILYIIEKFQIDSIFAETDKDAVNFYASIGFTITSLGEKYPGVERFLCVFNNRKM, from the coding sequence GTGCAATTAATCGAATCAAAGATAATCAATCCAAAAGTATGGGAATTGCTTTCTTATGCGACTACTGATGGTAAAATTGAAGCTGAATATAATGCTTATCTTCTATCAGCTAATAGAATGTTGTATGGAATGATTATTAAAAATAACATTGTTGGCTGTATCGGGATAGAATTTGATACTGAAAGTAAATGTGAAATAAAACATATAGCTGTTAACCCAATCAGTAGAAAGCAACAAATTGGTAGGAGTATGATACTTTATATTATCGAGAAATTTCAAATAGATTCTATTTTTGCAGAAACGGATAAGGATGCGGTAAATTTCTATGCTTCTATTGGATTTACAATAACAAGTCTTGGTGAAAAATACCCAGGAGTAGAGCGATTCCTTTGTGTATTTAATAACAGAAAGATGTAA
- a CDS encoding class I SAM-dependent methyltransferase, whose product MNTVVTTAGRTNEEYMLKANEISKLLNLPYIKRQKKSVSTIQKEQHANVLVVSKERLELYTYGSTSPFFFHPNSAAFRIKRLLNGEEDSFLEVVGLKEGDHFLDTTAGLCSDSIIASYAVGDSGIVHACEKEQTIAFIVDVGLKNYATNNESLLKSMRNIHLIHQDAVAYMKGAASNSYDVVYIDPMFEDVIEESSNFHALREAGAHDSLSDEWVAEAKRLARKKVVLKAHFKSPLFDQFDFKREIRLTSKFHYGIIDLEVT is encoded by the coding sequence ATGAACACTGTTGTAACAACAGCTGGAAGAACTAATGAAGAATATATGTTAAAAGCAAACGAGATTTCTAAATTATTAAATTTACCGTATATAAAACGTCAAAAGAAATCCGTTTCTACCATACAAAAAGAACAGCATGCAAATGTGCTCGTTGTGAGCAAAGAGAGATTGGAACTGTATACATACGGTTCCACTTCTCCTTTTTTCTTTCATCCTAATTCTGCTGCGTTTCGTATTAAAAGGCTATTAAATGGAGAGGAAGATTCATTTTTAGAAGTAGTAGGATTAAAAGAGGGCGATCATTTTTTAGATACGACAGCTGGCCTTTGCTCAGATAGCATAATTGCTTCATATGCTGTAGGGGACTCAGGAATTGTACATGCATGTGAAAAGGAACAGACTATTGCCTTTATTGTGGATGTTGGTTTAAAAAATTACGCAACGAATAATGAGTCATTACTAAAAAGTATGCGTAATATACACCTAATCCATCAAGATGCAGTTGCTTATATGAAAGGAGCAGCTTCCAATTCCTATGATGTAGTTTATATAGATCCAATGTTCGAAGATGTTATTGAAGAGTCTTCCAATTTCCATGCTTTAAGAGAAGCTGGTGCCCATGATTCTTTGAGCGATGAGTGGGTGGCTGAGGCAAAGCGACTTGCAAGAAAAAAAGTTGTATTAAAAGCACATTTCAAATCACCACTATTTGATCAATTTGATTTTAAACGAGAAATTAGATTAACTTCTAAATTTCATTATGGAATTATAGATTTAGAAGTAACCTAA
- a CDS encoding GNAT family N-acetyltransferase, which produces MSKILNVYIRPLVHSDAVDLLNLEKKNRAFFENYSITQPENYWTLETHKELIEKWEQNTKQELEYRFGIFKIDGDVLIGTIGLFQVLRGPRQSALLGYSLDKEHNGKGYTTEATNLVVDYAFENLNLHRIEAGVMPDNIGSIRVLEKAGFHKEGVARKNVEINGRWEDHQMLAILNPNH; this is translated from the coding sequence ATGTCCAAAATCTTAAATGTATACATACGACCGCTTGTTCATTCAGATGCTGTCGACCTACTAAATTTAGAAAAAAAAAATCGAGCTTTTTTTGAAAACTATTCTATAACTCAACCAGAAAATTACTGGACTTTAGAAACCCATAAAGAATTAATTGAAAAATGGGAACAAAATACAAAACAGGAGTTAGAATATCGATTTGGAATTTTTAAAATCGACGGGGATGTTCTTATTGGTACTATAGGTTTGTTTCAAGTTTTACGTGGACCTCGCCAAAGTGCGCTTTTGGGCTATTCTTTAGACAAAGAACATAATGGCAAAGGTTATACTACCGAAGCTACTAATCTAGTTGTTGATTATGCCTTTGAAAATCTAAACTTGCATCGAATTGAGGCAGGAGTGATGCCAGATAACATAGGTTCCATACGAGTTTTAGAAAAAGCTGGCTTTCATAAAGAAGGAGTAGCAAGAAAAAATGTTGAAATTAACGGACGTTGGGAAGATCATCAGATGTTAGCAATATTAAATCCAAATCACTAA
- a CDS encoding site-specific integrase has translation MAREKMTKTKLDSIYWYKYENKKKFAYRYKYYDKHGIRREKTKQGFDTIEKAERMLLEIKAAILDGNISLVENDNLTVDQLNHIYVDAMKSNWKPTTARNHEYIMEKYILKLIGNHKIKNVTTLILQKEIFDPLMKQGFTVGTLVAIYRRISSIFNFAVKNEILGKKRFATPNIKNAAEGIKREAIPVEDIDKILEIIRTKYKISHFTCICILVLTGMRIGELRALKWSDVDFVNNVLYITETKDRYGTRDPKTKNSIRKFPMNKGIKKVLLEYKVWFDEKMERFEFRYPEGYVIVNYAGNPVGERFLKRIIDLVCEREKISHFTPHYLRHTFVSIQLSNNVPITTVAALVGDTPETVYKTYTHSFEKDGIAASHIMDGIITLNPFDENEE, from the coding sequence ATGGCTCGTGAAAAAATGACTAAAACCAAATTAGATAGCATTTACTGGTATAAGTATGAAAATAAGAAGAAGTTTGCATATCGCTATAAGTATTATGACAAACACGGTATCCGACGAGAAAAGACTAAACAAGGCTTTGATACGATTGAAAAGGCTGAACGCATGCTACTTGAGATCAAGGCCGCTATATTAGATGGCAATATCAGTCTAGTAGAAAATGATAATTTAACAGTGGATCAATTGAATCATATTTACGTTGATGCTATGAAATCGAACTGGAAACCGACAACTGCTCGAAACCATGAGTATATCATGGAAAAGTATATCCTAAAGTTGATTGGTAATCATAAGATCAAGAACGTCACTACACTCATTTTACAAAAGGAAATATTTGACCCGCTGATGAAACAAGGCTTTACTGTAGGCACGCTTGTAGCGATTTACCGACGGATTAGTTCAATATTTAATTTTGCTGTCAAAAATGAAATATTGGGTAAAAAAAGATTTGCTACCCCCAATATTAAAAATGCTGCTGAAGGAATTAAGCGTGAAGCTATTCCTGTTGAAGATATAGATAAAATATTAGAAATTATTCGAACTAAATATAAAATTTCTCATTTTACCTGTATTTGTATTTTAGTATTAACCGGAATGCGTATTGGAGAATTGAGGGCTTTAAAATGGTCTGATGTAGATTTCGTGAATAATGTACTTTACATCACTGAAACGAAAGACCGTTATGGTACAAGGGATCCTAAGACGAAAAATAGTATTAGAAAATTTCCGATGAACAAAGGCATTAAAAAGGTATTGCTCGAATACAAAGTTTGGTTTGATGAAAAGATGGAACGATTTGAATTTCGATACCCTGAAGGATACGTCATTGTAAACTATGCCGGAAACCCTGTCGGTGAACGTTTTTTAAAACGAATTATCGATTTAGTTTGTGAAAGGGAAAAAATCAGCCACTTTACCCCCCACTATCTTCGACATACCTTTGTATCGATTCAATTATCAAATAATGTTCCGATAACAACTGTTGCAGCTTTGGTCGGTGACACACCTGAAACTGTTTACAAAACTTATACACACTCGTTTGAGAAAGATGGAATAGCAGCTTCGCATATTATGGACGGGATTATTACACTCAATCCATTTGATGAAAACGAAGAATAA
- a CDS encoding BrxA/BrxB family bacilliredoxin: protein MNAYDEYMRGIVGPMRSELTGAGFKELITPEDVQEHMSTASGVSLIVINSVCGCAAGLARPAVVNALNELEVKPENLVTVFAGQDQEATAAMRGYFEDVPPSSPSIAIWKDDELAYFIPREQIESNSMETIKDHLSGVLSQVVSS, encoded by the coding sequence ATGAATGCTTACGATGAGTATATGCGAGGTATTGTAGGGCCGATGAGAAGTGAATTAACGGGGGCGGGATTTAAAGAACTTATTACACCTGAGGATGTACAAGAACATATGTCTACTGCAAGTGGCGTTTCCTTAATCGTTATAAATTCTGTGTGTGGATGTGCTGCTGGATTAGCTAGACCGGCTGTTGTTAATGCATTAAATGAGTTAGAGGTTAAACCTGAAAACTTAGTTACTGTTTTTGCTGGACAAGATCAAGAGGCTACTGCGGCAATGCGAGGTTATTTTGAGGATGTGCCGCCAAGTTCACCATCTATTGCCATTTGGAAAGATGATGAGTTAGCTTATTTTATCCCACGTGAACAAATTGAAAGTAACTCGATGGAGACTATCAAAGATCATCTATCTGGCGTACTTTCACAAGTCGTTTCTTCATGA
- a CDS encoding YpjP family protein: protein MKKWFQKSIIITVALLTFGLISPSHFIWEQILDTKSPSRAISSDVHDYEQVTITDESSVYENMTDAAREQAYIKFGNRIGPVIQHEFDDVIFPKMQEAIDMTIAKATDQEITRLAISEQPSGDYHEKIFNIFNDSTKKDLIRFHVRTDKKPQEGYYFNFHYHLAEDKYSKHYVLGDIYWSKNTPPKWLS, encoded by the coding sequence ATGAAAAAATGGTTCCAAAAGTCAATAATTATAACTGTTGCATTGCTAACATTTGGTCTAATATCTCCTAGCCATTTCATATGGGAGCAAATATTAGACACAAAAAGTCCTTCTAGGGCTATTTCTTCTGATGTACATGATTATGAACAAGTAACAATAACAGATGAATCCTCCGTTTATGAAAACATGACGGATGCTGCCAGGGAACAAGCTTACATAAAGTTCGGTAATCGAATAGGGCCAGTGATTCAACATGAGTTTGACGATGTTATCTTTCCGAAGATGCAAGAAGCAATTGATATGACTATTGCTAAAGCAACCGATCAAGAAATAACTCGTTTAGCTATCTCCGAGCAACCATCTGGAGATTACCACGAAAAGATTTTTAATATTTTTAATGATTCAACTAAAAAAGATCTGATTCGTTTTCACGTAAGAACGGATAAAAAACCGCAAGAAGGATATTATTTCAATTTCCATTATCACTTGGCGGAAGATAAGTACTCTAAACATTATGTGCTAGGTGACATATATTGGTCAAAAAACACACCACCAAAATGGTTATCTTAA
- a CDS encoding YjcZ family sporulation protein gives MSEYSGYGNKGSSFVLIVVLFILLIIVGASFIY, from the coding sequence ATGTCTGAATACAGTGGATATGGAAATAAAGGATCGAGCTTCGTGTTGATTGTAGTGTTGTTTATCTTACTAATTATTGTAGGAGCAAGTTTTATTTATTAA
- a CDS encoding LysR family transcriptional regulator: MEWQRLEYFQTLAKIQHMTKAAEILAISQPALSRSLASLEQEIGVPLFDRQGRSIILNKYGQLFLMRVNRIMKEMEDGLEEIQHTINPQHGEVSLGFLHTLGTSTVPNIIRAFHKEHPHITFQFQQNHTHTQLKELKHGNLDLCLLASMENESPIEWTELWRDELFVIVQANHPLASRKSIKLKEIANESFIGLKKGYALRKTTDEIFENEGLKPNISFEGDEVATVAGFIAAGLGYSILPYGGEMDRMTKLRIEDATYERVIGMAVVKNRYLSPAARLFHQFVLNYFLAR; encoded by the coding sequence ATGGAATGGCAACGATTAGAATATTTTCAAACACTTGCAAAGATTCAACATATGACAAAAGCCGCTGAAATACTCGCTATTTCTCAGCCCGCTTTAAGTAGATCTCTCGCAAGTTTGGAGCAAGAAATTGGTGTACCATTATTTGATCGACAAGGTCGCTCAATCATCTTAAATAAATACGGACAGCTGTTTTTAATGAGGGTCAATAGAATAATGAAAGAAATGGAGGATGGTTTAGAGGAAATCCAACATACTATTAACCCTCAACACGGAGAAGTTTCACTTGGATTTTTACATACATTAGGTACAAGTACTGTTCCTAATATTATTCGTGCTTTCCATAAGGAGCATCCTCATATCACCTTTCAATTTCAACAAAATCATACACACACACAGTTGAAAGAACTAAAACACGGTAACCTAGATCTATGTTTACTTGCGTCCATGGAAAACGAGAGTCCGATTGAATGGACGGAACTCTGGCGAGATGAATTATTTGTGATAGTGCAAGCAAACCACCCCCTCGCTTCACGTAAAAGCATTAAGCTAAAAGAAATAGCGAACGAATCATTTATAGGATTAAAAAAAGGCTATGCACTTCGAAAAACAACAGATGAAATCTTCGAGAATGAGGGGTTAAAACCTAATATTTCCTTTGAAGGAGATGAAGTCGCAACTGTTGCAGGATTCATCGCTGCAGGACTGGGGTATTCCATTTTACCATATGGAGGAGAAATGGATAGGATGACTAAATTAAGAATTGAAGATGCTACATACGAACGTGTAATAGGGATGGCAGTAGTTAAAAATCGCTACCTATCCCCCGCCGCTAGATTATTTCACCAATTCGTTTTAAATTATTTTTTAGCAAGGTAG